The Onthophagus taurus isolate NC chromosome 2, IU_Otau_3.0, whole genome shotgun sequence genome includes a window with the following:
- the LOC111418426 gene encoding uncharacterized protein: MTGIAPKNKRGKHNTRPRKLSPEVLNIIHGHIKSFPNRSSHYGLRDSSKIYLSEDLNMKKMHKLFEEVHPQVKISYETYRTVLERDFNISFGYPRTDTCSTCDQFMAKKRVLLAEKLNKRDNETKKIERLIEKIELENTVHKSQAEQFYIRKKASKLESKKSKEIEAICFDFSKNLPAPNLSTNDVYYKRQLSIYAFNIHILGNSQSVFYVYPEFVGKKGSDDVASLIHHFVYNFLDEKVKSLYLFCDSCPGQNKNFTIFRFLHHLVNIEKRLDFIKVIFPIRGHSYLECDKNFGLVNQKTKVEHPKEWIAAFENARSKPNPFIVLDVTQDYFRGWTKHFDTIYKKKCPILSRPIKEIKVEKEHPHLLYYRTSYNGAWENFVITSPKSRKTKLNNNEFELPECCYRDLIQISKEKFQDLQHLAQFCGPEAANFYSSIPHK, encoded by the exons ATGACTGGCATAGCTCCAAAGAATAAAAGAGGAAAGCATAACACACGTCCAAGAAAATTAAGTCCGGAAGTTCTAAATATCATTCACGGTCACATAAAAAGCTTTCCGAATAGATCATCTCACTATGGCTTACGGGATTCCTCAAAAATTTACCTATCTGAAGACttgaatatgaaaaaaatgcaTAAATTATTTGAGGAAGTGCATCCACAAGTAAAGATATCGTATGAAACTTACAGAACAGTTCTAGAAAGGGATTTTAACATCTCGTTTGGATATCCAAGAACAGATACATGCAGTACTTGCGATCAATTTATGGCGAAGAAAAGGGTACTCCTCGCTGAGAAACTAAATAAACGAGACAATGAAACGAAAAAGATAGAAAGATTAATTGAGAAGATTGAGCTGGAAAATACTGTTCACAAAAGCCAAGCAGAACAGTTTTACATTCGGAAAAAAGCTTCTAAATTAGAATCCAAAAAGTCAAAAGAAATTGAAGCGATATGTTTtgacttttcaaaaaatttacctgCCCCAAACTTATCAACCAACGATGTTTACTATAAGAGACAACTATCAATTTATGCCTTCAACATacacattttgggaaattctCAAAGCGTGTTTTATGTTTATCCTGAGTTTGTGGGAAAAAAAGGTAGTGACGATGTCGCTTCGTTAATTCACCACTTTGTGTACAACTTCCTCGACGAGAAAGTTAAGTCCTTATACTTATTCTGCGATTCGTGTCCgggtcaaaataaaaattttacaatttttcgtttCCTGCATCATCTGGTTAACATAGAAAAACGTCTAGActttattaaagttatatttCCAATTCGGGGACATTCATATTTGGAATGTGACAAGAATTTCGGCTTGGTAAATCAAAAAACCAAAGTAGAACATCCTAAGGAATGGATTGCAGCTTTTGAAAATGCTAGATCCAAACCAAACCCATTTATCGTTTTGGATGTTACACAGGATTATTTTCGAGGGTGGACGAAGCATTTCGATacaatatacaaaaagaaatgccCCATTCTGTCCCGTCCTATTAAGGAAATAAAGGTGGAAAAAGAGCATCCACATCTACTATATTACCGCACTTCATATAACGGTGCATgggaaaattttgttattaccaGCCCCAAGTCTCGAAAAACAAAGCTAAATAACAACGAATTTGAGCTTCCGGAGTGTTGCTATAGAG ATTTAATACAGATTTCCAAAGAGAAATTCCAAGATTTACAGCATCTAGCCCAGTTTTGTGGACCTGAGGCAGCAAACTTTTATTCGTCAATACCCCATAAATGA